TCGCCGCTTCAGCTTCACCGCGCTGGTCGTGGTGGGCGACGGTGACGGCACTGTAGGTGTCGGTTACGGCAAGGCCAAGGAAGTTCCCGCGGCCATCGCCAAGGGTGTCGAGGAAGCCAAGAAGTCCTTCTTCAAGGTTCCGCGCATCCAGGGCACGATCCCTCACCCGATCACGGGCGAGCGTGCCGCGGGCGTCGTGCTCCTGAAGCCGGCTTCCCCCGGTACCGGCGTTATCGCCGGTGGCCCGGTGCGCGCCGTTCTGGAGTGCGCCGGCGTTCACGACATCCTGTCGAAGTCGCTCGGTTCTTCGAACGCGATCAACATCGTGCACGCGACGGTTGCGGCCCTCAAGGGTCTGCAGCGTCCCGAGGAGATCGCGGCTCGCCGTGGTCTTCCGCTGGAGGACGTTGCCCCGGCGGCGCTCCTTCGTGCACGTGCTGCGGGAGCGGGTGCGTAATGGCCCGTCTCAAGATCACGCAGACGAAGTCGTACATCGGCAGCAAGCAGAACCACCGCGACACTCTGCGTTCGCTCGGGCTCAAGCGCCTGAACGACGTGGTCGTCAAGGAGGACCGCCCCGAGTTCCGCGGAATGGTGCAGACCGTCCGCCACCTCGTGACGGTTGAGGAGGTTGACTAACATGGCTGAGAACAGCCCGCTGAAGGCCCACAACCTCCGTCCCGCCCCCGGTGCCAAGACCGCGAAGACCCGTGTCGGTCGTGGTGAGGCGTCGAAGGGTAAGACGGCTGGTCGTGGTACGAAGGGCCAGAAGGCCCGCTACCAGATCCCGGTGCGCTTCGAGGGTGGGCAGATGCCCCTCCACATGCGTCTGCCGAAGCTCAAGGGCTTCAAGAACCCGTTCCGCACCGAGTTCCAGGTCGTGAACCTGGACAAGCTCGGCGCTCTCTACCCCGAGGGTGGAGAGGTCACGGTGGCCGACCTGGTCGCCAAGGGCGCGGTTCGCAAGAACAGCCTCGTCAAGGTCCTCGGACAGGGCGAGATCTCCGTGGCGCTGCAGGTTTCGGTTGACGCCGTTTCCAGCTCCGCCAAGGAGAAGATTGCCGCTGCCGGCGGCACCGTCACCGAGCTCGTCTAAGACGAACCCAGTGATTTATAGCTAGAAACCCGACCGGGGATGCCTCACATATGGGGCATCCCCGGTTGGTCGTTCCTAGGCGGGCCTTCTCGCCGGTATGGTGGCCTGCACCTTTGCTTTGTCTTATTCGTCGATCCCTCAGACCGTCACCTCTGACGCAGTAGCGCGGGGGTCGCAGGAGGCACCGTGCTCACCGCGTTCGCCCGGGCGTTCAAGACGCCCGACCTGCGCAAGAAGCTGCTCTTCACGCTCGGCATCATCATGCTGTTCCGGCTCGGGTCCCACATCCCGGTACCCGGCGTGAGCTACAAGAACGTTCAGATCTGTGTCGACTCGATGGGCAGCAGCAACAGCCTCTTCGGGCTCGTCAACATGTTCAGCGGCGGTGCGCTGCTGCAGATCACGATCTTCGCGCTCGGCATCATGCCGTACATCACGGCGAGCATCATCCTGCAGCTGCTGACCGTGGTCATCCCGAAGCTGGAGAACCTCAAAAAAGAGGGTTCGTCCGGCACGGCGAGGATCACTCAGTACACGCGCTATCTGACGGTCGCGCTCGCGATCCTCCAAGGCACCGGCCTCGTCGCCACCGCCAAGAGCGGCGCCCTGTTCCAGGGCTGCCAGGTCGCCAGCAAGATCGTCCCGGACCGCTCGATCTTCACCATGGTCACCATGGTCATCACCATGACCGCCGGTACCTGTGTCGTCATGTGGCTCGGTGAGCTCGTCACCGACCGCGGCATCGGCAACGGCATGTCGATCCTCATGTTCATCTCGATCGCCGCCGGCTTCGTCAGCGCCCTGTGGACCATCAAGCTCCAGGGCAAGATCGCCGGTGGCTGGGTCGAGTTCGGTGTGGTCATCCTGGTGGGTCTCGCGATGGTGGCCCTCGTGGTCTTCGTCGAACAGGCCCAGCGCCGGATCCCCGTGCAGTACGCGAAGCGCATGATCGGTCGTCGCGCCTACGGCGGGACCTCGACCTACATCCCGCTCAAGGTGAACCAGGCGGGCGTCATCCCCGTCATCTTCGCCTCGTCGCTGCTCTACATCCCGGCCCTGATCGTGCAGTTCAGCGGCTCGAAGGCGGCCTGGGCCACCTGGATCCAGCAGCACTTCGTCAAGGGCGACCACCCGTACTACATCGCTGCCTACTTCCTCCTGATCGTGTTCTTCGCCTTCTTCTATGTGGCGATCTCGTTCAACCCCGAGGAAGTTGCAGACAACATGAAGAAGTATGGTGGCTTCATCCCGGGTATCCGGGCAGGCCGACCTACTGCCGAGTACCTGAGCTACGTGCTCAACCGGATCACCTGGCCGGGGTCGCTGTACCTGGGACTCATCGCTCTTGTGCCGACGATGGCGTTGGCGGGCTTCGGCGCGAACCAGAACTTCCCGTTCGGCGGGACGAGCATCCTGATCATCGTGGGTGTGGGTCTGGAGACCGTGAAGCAGATCGAGAGCCAGCTCCAGCAGCGCAATTACGAAGGGTTCCTCCGCTGATGCGTATCGTCCTCGTCGGACCTCCTGGTGCGGGCAAGGGAACGCAGGCAACCGTGCTTGCCGAGACCCTTTCCATCCCGCACATCTCCACGGGCGACCTGTTCCGCGCGAACATCAGCCAGAAGACCGAGCTGGGCCAGCGTGCGCAGTCCTACATGAAGAAGGGTGACCTGGTCCCCGACCAGGTCACGATCGACATGGCCAAGGACCGCATGGAGCAGCCGGACGCCGAGAACGGCTTCCTGCTCGACGGCTTCCCGCGCAACGTCTCCCAGGCAGAGGCGCTGGACGAGATCCTCAAGGCCCAGGGCATCAAGCTCGACGCCGTCCTCGACCTGGAGGTCGAGGAGGACGAGGTCGTCAAGCGGATCGCGGGGCGGCGCACCTGCCGCAACGACAACAAGCACATCTTCCACGTCGACTACGCCCCGCCGAAGGTCGAGGGCGTGTGCGACGTGTGCGGTGGCGAGCTCTACCTGCGTGACGACGACTCCGAGGCCACGGTGCGCAACCGCCTCGACGTCTACCACACGCAGACCGAGCCGATCATCGACTTCTACAAGGCCCAGGGCCTGCTCGTGACGATCCCCGCCCTCGGCGAGGTCAAGGACGTCACGCAGCGCGCGATGGACGCCCTGAAGAAGTAGCTCTCCCTGTTTGCCGTACCGGCCGCGGTGTCCCTTCGGGGGCGCCGCGGCCGTACTGTTGTAAGACCCGAACCGAAGGTGGAAGGCACGTCCTATGGTGCAGCTGAAGACCCCCGAGCAGATCGCGAAGATGCGGGAGGCCGGACTGGTCGTCGCCGCCATTCACGCCGCCACCCGTGAGGCGGCCGTGCCGGGCGCCACGACGCGGGACCTGGACATGGTCGCGCGCAAGGTGATCGCCGACGCCGGAGCGAAGTCGAACTTCCTCGGCTACGGCGGGTTCCCCGCGACCATCTGCACCTCGGTCAACGAGGTCGTCGTCCACGGCATCCCGGACGACAAGACCGTCCTCAAGGACGGCGACATCATCTCGATCGACGCGGGCGCGATCATCGACGGCTGGCACGGCGACGCCGCCTACACGGCCTTCGTGGGCACTGGGCACGCGCCTGAGCTGGTGGAGCTGTCCCGGGTGACCGAGGAGTCCATGTGGGCGGGGATCGCCGCCATGAAGCTCGGCAACCGCCTCGTGGACATCTCCAAGGCGATCGAGACCTACATCAAGCGCCAGCCGCGTCCGACCACCGGTGAGCACAGCCTCGGCAAGTTCGGGATCATCGAGGACTACGGCGGCCACGGCATCGGGTCCGAGATGCACATGGACCCCCACCTGCTGAACTACGTCTCGCGCAAGCGCGGCAAGGGCATCAAGCTGGTCCCGGGCGTCTGCCTGGCGATCGAGCCCATGGTCTCCCTGGGCACCGCCCAGACGGAGGTCCTGGCGGACGACTGGACCGTCATCACGACCGACGGCACCTGGTCCTCCCACTGGGAGCACTCCATCGCCCTGACCGAGGCCGGGCCCATCGTCCTGACCTCGCCGGACTGTGGGAAGGCGAAGCTGGCGGAGTACGGGGTCACCACGGCTCCGGACCCCCTCGGTTAATGATCTAGACTACGGGGCAAACTTTCCGGATTCGTCTTTCTGGGTGCCCTGACGTAGACTGACTCGTCGGCTCTCGTGCACTTCCATGCCTGCATGGGCATGGGCGCGAGGCCGATCAAGGTAGCCGATTCGAAAGGCGAAGCGTGGCCAAGAAGCAAGGTGCCATCGAAATCGAGGGCACCGTGATCGAGTCCCTCCCGAACGCCATGTTCAAGGTGGAACTCCAGAACGGTCACAAGGTCCTCGCGCACATCAGCGGCAAGATGCGCATGCACTACATCCGCATCCTCCCTGATGACCGGGTTGTCGTGGAGCTCTCTCCGTACGACCTGACGCGTGGCCGGATCGTCTACCGATACAAGTAGATCTTGTCCTCACTCCTGCCTGGGCATCCGTCCCGGTGCGGGTGGTGGCACTGACCCGGAGAACCTCACCAACATGAAGGTCAAGCCGAGCGTCAAGAAGATCTGCGACAAGTGCAAGGTGATCCGCCGTCACGGTCGGGTCATGGTCATCTGCGACAACCTGCGCCACAAGCAGCGCCAGGGCTGACGCACGCCGACCGACCTGCACTACGCAGTTCTTCGCGCGACGTAAGAAAACGTACATACGCAGAACCCGCCTAGCCCTGACCAGGGCCGGCGGCACCTCCGGCGGGGGCCGGGGACCCGGACGTACCACCACCCAACAGGTGTGGTCGGCGGCCGGGGTTCGGTTCTGCTGAAGACCCCCGAACACACAGGAGCCATTGAATGGCACGCGTTTCCGGTGTTGACATCCCGCGCGAAAAGCGTGTGGAGATCGCACTTACCTACGTCTTCGGTGTCGGTCGCACCCGGTCCAAGGAAATCCTTGCGGCCACCGGTGTGAACCCCGACACCCGCGTTCGTGACCTGGCCGAAGAGGACCTGGTCAAGATCCGCGAGTACGTGGACGCCAACCTCCGCACCGAGGGTGACCTCCGCCGCGAGATCCAGGCTGACATCCGCCGCAAGGTCGAGATCCAGTGCTACCAGGGTGTCCGCCACCGTCGCGGCCTCCCGGTTCACGGTCAGCGCACCAGCACGAACGCCCGTACCCGTAAGGGCCCGCGTCGCGCGATCGCCGGTAAGAAGAAGCCGGGCAAGAAGTAGTCCTCAGCCGGACGCTTACTCAGCGGTCTTCGCTGTAGGACCGACCACCTCCCGTAGGAGATATAGATGCCCCCCAAGGGTCGTCAGGGCGCTGCCAAGAAGGTGCGCCGCAAGGAAAAGAAGAACGTCGCTCATGGGCACGCCCACATCAAGAGCACGTTCAACAACACCATCGTGTCGATCACGGACCCCGCGGGCAACGTGATCTCCTGGGCCTCCGCCGGTCACGTCGGCTTCAAGGGCTCGCGCAAGTCCACCCCCTTCGCCGCGCAGATGGCCGCCGAGTCG
This is a stretch of genomic DNA from Streptomyces sp. NBC_00536. It encodes these proteins:
- the rplO gene encoding 50S ribosomal protein L15 is translated as MAENSPLKAHNLRPAPGAKTAKTRVGRGEASKGKTAGRGTKGQKARYQIPVRFEGGQMPLHMRLPKLKGFKNPFRTEFQVVNLDKLGALYPEGGEVTVADLVAKGAVRKNSLVKVLGQGEISVALQVSVDAVSSSAKEKIAAAGGTVTELV
- the rpsE gene encoding 30S ribosomal protein S5, whose product is MAGPQRRGSGAGGGERRDRKGRDGGPAAEKTAYVERVVAINRVAKVVKGGRRFSFTALVVVGDGDGTVGVGYGKAKEVPAAIAKGVEEAKKSFFKVPRIQGTIPHPITGERAAGVVLLKPASPGTGVIAGGPVRAVLECAGVHDILSKSLGSSNAINIVHATVAALKGLQRPEEIAARRGLPLEDVAPAALLRARAAGAGA
- the rpsK gene encoding 30S ribosomal protein S11 translates to MPPKGRQGAAKKVRRKEKKNVAHGHAHIKSTFNNTIVSITDPAGNVISWASAGHVGFKGSRKSTPFAAQMAAESAARRAQEHGMRKVDVFVKGPGSGRETAIRSLQATGLEVGSIQDVTPTPHNGCRPPKRRRV
- the rpmJ gene encoding 50S ribosomal protein L36; the protein is MKVKPSVKKICDKCKVIRRHGRVMVICDNLRHKQRQG
- the infA gene encoding translation initiation factor IF-1, which translates into the protein MAKKQGAIEIEGTVIESLPNAMFKVELQNGHKVLAHISGKMRMHYIRILPDDRVVVELSPYDLTRGRIVYRYK
- the rpsM gene encoding 30S ribosomal protein S13, producing the protein MARVSGVDIPREKRVEIALTYVFGVGRTRSKEILAATGVNPDTRVRDLAEEDLVKIREYVDANLRTEGDLRREIQADIRRKVEIQCYQGVRHRRGLPVHGQRTSTNARTRKGPRRAIAGKKKPGKK
- a CDS encoding adenylate kinase; protein product: MRIVLVGPPGAGKGTQATVLAETLSIPHISTGDLFRANISQKTELGQRAQSYMKKGDLVPDQVTIDMAKDRMEQPDAENGFLLDGFPRNVSQAEALDEILKAQGIKLDAVLDLEVEEDEVVKRIAGRRTCRNDNKHIFHVDYAPPKVEGVCDVCGGELYLRDDDSEATVRNRLDVYHTQTEPIIDFYKAQGLLVTIPALGEVKDVTQRAMDALKK
- the map gene encoding type I methionyl aminopeptidase, with product MVQLKTPEQIAKMREAGLVVAAIHAATREAAVPGATTRDLDMVARKVIADAGAKSNFLGYGGFPATICTSVNEVVVHGIPDDKTVLKDGDIISIDAGAIIDGWHGDAAYTAFVGTGHAPELVELSRVTEESMWAGIAAMKLGNRLVDISKAIETYIKRQPRPTTGEHSLGKFGIIEDYGGHGIGSEMHMDPHLLNYVSRKRGKGIKLVPGVCLAIEPMVSLGTAQTEVLADDWTVITTDGTWSSHWEHSIALTEAGPIVLTSPDCGKAKLAEYGVTTAPDPLG
- the rpmD gene encoding 50S ribosomal protein L30, producing the protein MARLKITQTKSYIGSKQNHRDTLRSLGLKRLNDVVVKEDRPEFRGMVQTVRHLVTVEEVD
- the secY gene encoding preprotein translocase subunit SecY, whose translation is MLTAFARAFKTPDLRKKLLFTLGIIMLFRLGSHIPVPGVSYKNVQICVDSMGSSNSLFGLVNMFSGGALLQITIFALGIMPYITASIILQLLTVVIPKLENLKKEGSSGTARITQYTRYLTVALAILQGTGLVATAKSGALFQGCQVASKIVPDRSIFTMVTMVITMTAGTCVVMWLGELVTDRGIGNGMSILMFISIAAGFVSALWTIKLQGKIAGGWVEFGVVILVGLAMVALVVFVEQAQRRIPVQYAKRMIGRRAYGGTSTYIPLKVNQAGVIPVIFASSLLYIPALIVQFSGSKAAWATWIQQHFVKGDHPYYIAAYFLLIVFFAFFYVAISFNPEEVADNMKKYGGFIPGIRAGRPTAEYLSYVLNRITWPGSLYLGLIALVPTMALAGFGANQNFPFGGTSILIIVGVGLETVKQIESQLQQRNYEGFLR